Proteins co-encoded in one Gossypium arboreum isolate Shixiya-1 chromosome 11, ASM2569848v2, whole genome shotgun sequence genomic window:
- the LOC108473995 gene encoding kinesin-like protein KIN-7E isoform X4, with product MGVDGGEEEQMQEPTECQERIFVSVRLRPLSEKEIVRHDVSDWECINDNTIIYRSKLSVSERSMYPTAYTFDNVFGSDCPNRQVYETGAKEVVLSVVSGINSSVFAYGQTSSGKTYTMTGITEYAMADIYDYIQRHKEREFVLKFSAIEIYNESVRDLLSADSTPLRLLDDPERGIVVEKLTEETLRDWNHFKGLLSVCEAQRQIGETSLNEASSRSHQILRVTIESSARECLGNDKSSMLAATVSFVDLAGSERASQSLSAGARLKEGCHINRSLLTLGTVIRKLSKGRNGHIPFRDSKLTRILQSSLGGNARTAIICTMSPARSHVEQSRNTLLFASCAKEVTTNAQVNVVMSDKALVKQLQRELARLENELKSAGTASISFDSAVLLREKDLEIEKLKKQVILLTQQIDYAQSEVEDLRQMVNNGSPADERPVTIWAADPDPQYPKLQVQNSWDYESSIMARHALAVGLRSSPPDRQSYSSEESFLQLPDFKLKIPHHSSSPRLSPKIPNFVAINHRLEENGYHVDENSEAVCKEVRCIDSGRSSNEARLKRESSSLHWKNSSNHLDVAIPSPEKPCLWRQQEEISSHRSLQLTRNRSCKARLMTDLTSKWIERVEKDESTPPIGNEKYFTGRPESIRRKLSALKYDLQNKGLSRNGSQTSATSTSVYKVKAQISINESQSSLTSATDETSNLKHEKKLANQAVQVTEPVLHGKTVTDIGLDPISDYYGSPRTWSSEFTRLQREIIELWHACNVTLVHRTYFLMLFKGDPKDYIYMEVEHRRLSFLNNVISHGNQTVENGRVLTRAASLKALRRERHMLSRQMNKRFSKAERKNLFLKWGIGLNTKHRRLQLAHCLWFDSKDMDHITESAAIVAKLVGLTDPEKTFKEMLGLNFTPGKCTNKRSYGLKCSAMSIL from the exons ATGGGGGTGGATGGTGGAGAGGAGGAGCAAATGCAAGAGCCAACAGAGTGTCAAGAGAGAATTTTTGTTTCAGTTCGACTGCGGCCGCTCAGTGAGAAGGAAATTGTTAGGCATGATGTATCAGACTGGGAATGCATCAATGATAACACTATCATATACAGGAGCAAACTGTCGGTTTCTGAGAGATCCATGTACCCTACCGCTTATACATTTG ACAATGTTTTTGGCTCCGATTGCCCCAATAGGCAAGTTTATGAAACAGGAGCAAAGGAGGTTGTTCTTTCAGTTGTCAGTGGTATAAACT CAAGTGTTTTTGCATATGGGCAAACAAGCAGCGGAAAGACATATACGATGACTGGAATTACTGAGTATGCAATGGCAGATATATATGACTACATACAAAGG CACAAGGAAAGAGAGTTCGTCCTGAAGTTTTCTGCTATTGAGATTTACAATGAATCTGTCAGGGACCTCCTTAGTGCAGATAGCACTCCTCTTAGACTTCTAGATGATCCTGAA AGAGGGATAGTTGTTGAGAAACTCACTGAAGAAACTCTGCGGGACTGGAATCACTTTAAAGGGCTTCTATCTGTGTGTGAAg CTCAAAGACAAATTGGAGAGACTTCTCTGAATGAGGCAAGCTCTAGGTCCCATCAAATTCTGAGAGTG ACAATAGAAAGTTCTGCACGAGAGTGTTTAGGCAATGACAAGTCAAGCATGCTTGCAGCCACTGTG AGTTTTGTTGATCTCGCTGGAAGTGAGCGTGCGTCTCAGTCATTATCAGCTGGTGCAAGGTTGAAAGAAGGTTGCCATATAAATCGCAGTTTATTAACACTTGGAACTGTTATCCGTAAGCTGAG CAAGGGAAGAAATGGGCACATTCCTTTCCGAGATTCAAAGCTGACACGTATTCTTCAGTCTTCACTAGGAGGCAATGCTAGAACTGCTATAATTTGTACCATGAGTCCAGCACGAAGCCATGTTGAACAATCAAGAAACACCCTCTTGTTTGCAAGTTGTGCCAAAGAAGTGACTACCAATGCACAAGTCAACGTGGTCATGTCCGATAAAGCATTAGTGAAGCAATTGCAAAGGGAATTGGCTAGATTAGAGAACGAGTTGAAAAGTGCAGGAACAGCTTCTATTTCCTTCGATTCTGCTGTGCTGCTGAGAGAGAAAGACCTTGAGATTGAAAAG CTAAAGAAACAGGTAATCCTACTGACTCAGCAAATAGACTATGCTCAGTCTGAGGTTGAGGATCTACGGCAAATGGTTAACAATGGAAGTCCTGCAGATGAAAGGCCAGTGACAATATGG GCCGCAGATCCAGATCCTCAGTACCCCAAACTGCAAGTGCAAAATTCATGGGACTATGAAAGTTCAATCATGGCAAGACATGCTTTGGCTGTTGGTCTTAGGTCCAGCCCTCCAGATAGACAAAGCTATAGTTCTGAAGAGAGCTTCCTCCAGCTTCCTGACTTCAAACTGAAAATACCGCATCATAGTTCTTCACCACGGTTGTCACCTAAAATTCCTAATTTTGTTGCAATTAATCATCGCCTGGAGGAGAATGGTTACCATGTCGATGAAAACTCGGAGGCAGTTTGCAAGGAAGTCCGTTGCATTGACTCGGGAAGATCAA GCAATGAAGCTAGATTAAAGCGAGAATCCAGTTCACTGCACTGGAAAAACAGTAGCAACCATCTGGATGTTGCTATTCCATCTCCTGAAAAACCATGCTTATGGCGTCAGCAAGAAGAAATATCTAGCCATAGAAGCTTACAATTAACTAGGAATAGAAGTTGTAAAGCACGTCTCATGACTGATTTGACCTCCAAGTGGATTGAGAGGGTAGAAAAGGATGAGAGCACACCTCCAATAGGAAATGAGAAATATTTCACTGGAAGACCAGAGAGTATCCGGAGGAAACTCTCTGCATTGAAGTATGATCTTCAGAACAAAGGTTTGTCTAGAAATGGGTCGCAAACTTCTGCAACGAGTACTAGTGTGTACAAGGTTAAAGCCCAGATATCAATAAATGAATCTCAAAGTTCTTTGACAAGTGCTACAGATGAAACGTCTAATCTTAAGCATGAGAAGAAACTTGCTAATCAGGCG GTACAGGTGACGGAGCCCGTTTTACATGGAAAGACTGTTACAGACATTGGGTTGGACCCAATTTCAGATTATTATGGGAGCCCTAGAACATGGTCTTCAGAATTTACGAGGCTTCAAAGAGAGATCATTGAACTTTGGCATGCTTGCAATGTGACACTGGTCCACCGGACCTACTTTTTAATGCTATTTAAGGGAGATCCAAAAGATTATATATACATGGAGGTGGAACATCGAAGGCTGTCCTTCCTCAACAATGTAATTTCCCATGGTAATCAAACAGTTGAAAACGGACGAGTCCTTACCCGTGCTGCAAG CTTGAAGGCTCTACGTCGAGAAAGGCATATGCTGAGCCGGCAGATGAACAAGAGATTCTCCAAAGCAGAAAGAAAGAATCTCTTTCTCAAATGGGGCATTGGATTGAACACTAAACATAGGAGGCTGCAGTTGGCTCACTGCCTGTGGTTTGACAGTAAAGACATGGATCACATTACTGAGAGCGCTGCCATTGTTGCAAAGCTGGTTGGCCTTACAGACCCGGAGAAGACCTTTAAGGAAATGCTTGGCCTCAACTTTACACCAGGAAAATGTACCAACAAGAGATCCTATGGTTTGAAATGCAGTGCTATGTCTATCTTATAG